The Macaca fascicularis isolate 582-1 chromosome 1, T2T-MFA8v1.1 genome includes a window with the following:
- the VHLL gene encoding LOW QUALITY PROTEIN: von Hippel-Lindau-like protein (The sequence of the model RefSeq protein was modified relative to this genomic sequence to represent the inferred CDS: deleted 1 base in 1 codon) produces the protein MYSQPAKIRVKGSSFFKNWYGQARVVKASEVRPWRAGNGVELEAKAGTQEAGPEEYCQEESGAEEEMVAGAAWPVLRSRNSPGLSLVICNRSPRIVLPVWLNCYEELLPGRDFCIHNFRSHPWLFRDARTHDKLMVDQTELFTPCSNVDGQPVFANITLPAYTLKERCPQVFRSLVKPENYMRLDIVRSLCDDLEDQPNVLKDLERLTQEHSENLWMAGHGGSLL, from the exons ATGTACTCGCAGCCTGCCAAAATCCGGGTGAAGGGAAGTAGTTTCTTTAAGAACTGGTATGGGCAGGCCCGAGTTGTCAAGGCTTCGGAGGTAAGGCCCTGGAGAGCGGGGAACGGGGTGGAGttagaggccaaggcgggcaccCAAGAGGCAGGCCCAGAAGAGTACTGCCAGGAAGAGTCGGGCGCCGAGGAGGAGATGGTGGCTGGAGCAGCATGGCCTGTGCTGCGCTCTAGAAACTCACCTGGGCTCTCCCTGGTCATTTGCAACCGCAGCCCACGCATCGTGCTGCCTGTGTGGCTCAACTGCTATGAAGAGCTGCTGCCCGGCAGGGACTTCTGCATCCACAATTTCCGAAGCCACCCATGGCTCTTCAGAGATGCAAGGACACATGATAAACTTATGGTTGACCAAACTGAATTGTTTACGCCATGTTCCAATGTTGATGGACAGCCTGTTTTTGCCAACATCACACTGCCAGCGTATACCCTGAAAGAGCGATGCCCCCAGGTTTTCCGAAGCCTAGTTAAGCCTGAGAATTACATGAGACTGGACATTGTCAGATCACTCTGTGACGATCTGGAAGACCAGCCAAATGTA TTGAAAGACCTGGAGCGGCTGACGCAGGAGCACAGTGAAAATCTGtggatggctgggcatggtggctcactcctataa